The following coding sequences lie in one Apium graveolens cultivar Ventura chromosome 1, ASM990537v1, whole genome shotgun sequence genomic window:
- the LOC141692108 gene encoding uncharacterized protein LOC141692108 gives MVYKDTWTDDMAEFTKALLLRFGPTKFDDPSESLHRLKQSTTVMTYIESFERLSHRIENLPESFLLGYFVGGLKEEIHLEVKLKKPRTVVDSMGLARLVEEKMGLHRRFPSSTRVPSIQPPSSTSAVAGLLGPAPSQRLALPAPNPVRRLSGAEAKEQREKGLCYYCDERYITGHKCSKPQLFMISEVEAVEDSTNQGEEVTDVPSDLDHAEISFHAISGSILPQTLRLPGKINNKNVVILIDGGSTHNFIEQSVVERFGLRVDTTVNLEVVVANREKLSCVGRVTGLTILIQGNKITTDFFVLPIAACPLVLGVQLFKTLGPIEIDFQNFTLGFRQGDTTHKLQRLQGTELTALKPSELMGMQGFAFLLQVSPVEAEPPNDSIPCPEVQRVLTEFEQVFREPEGFPPQRFHVHHIPLMPGSKPVSSRPYRQPYLQKTEIEKQVAQLLQKGLIRPSHSPFSSPVLLVKKSVGTWRFCVDYRSLNDITVKDKYPIPVIDELLDELHGATIFSKLDLRSGYHQIRVSEPDISKTAFRTHDGHYEFIVMPFGLTNAPATFQCLMNDIFRPHLRKFVLAVRSWPTPKNAKGVRGFLGLAGYYRKFIRGFGDIAVPLHKLVGKGPFIWDEQAETAFQTLKLALTTSPTLALPDWSHTFTLECDASGVGIGSFLLNEDDHWLILVPL, from the exons ATGGTTTACAAAGACACGTGGACCGATGACATGGCAGAGTTTACCAAGGCATTGTTGCTTCGATTTGGGCCAACCAAGTTTGATGATCCTTCAGAGTCCTTACACAGACTGAAACAAAGTACTACCGTTATGACTTATATTGAGTCTTTTGAACGGCTGTCGCATCGCATTGAGAACCTACCAGAGTCGTTCTTGCTGGGTTATTTTGTGGGGGGCCTGAAAGAAGAGATTCATTTGGAAGTAAAGCTCAAGAAACCACGCACTGTCGTGGATTCAATGGGATTGGCTCGGCTGGTTGAGGAGAAGATGGGGTTGCACCGACGGTTCCCTTCTTCCACTCGAGTTCCTAGTATCCAGCCTCCATCTTCAACATCGGCCGTCGCGGGACTTTTAGGCCCAGCGCCATCTCAACGTTTGGCTTTACCGGCTCCAAACCCAGTACGCCGTTTATCAGGAGCTGAGGCCAAGGAACAACGAGAAAAGGGGTTATGTTATTACTGCGATGAACGATATATAACAGGTCATAAATGCAGCAAGCCCCAATTATTCATGATCAGTGAAGTAGAGGCTGTGGAAGACAGTACCAACCAAGGAGAAGAGGTTACGGATGTCCCTTCTGACTTGGATCATGCTGAGATATCTTTTCATGCCATTTCAGGTTCCATTCTGCCTCAAACTTTACGATTACCTGGCAAGATTAATAACAAAAATGTGGTGATTTTAATCGATGGGGGTAGCACACACAATTTTATCGAGCAGTCCGTGGTGGAGCGGTTTGGACTCAGGGTGGACACGACGGTCAATTTAGAGGTGGTTGTCGCTAACCGAGAGAAGTTGTCTTGCGTGGGACGAGTTACGGGTCTTACAATTCTCATTCAGGGTAATAAGATCACCACAGATTTCTTTGTTCTACCCATTGCAGCTTGTCCCCTTGTCTTGGGGGTTCAGTTGTTTAAGACGTTGGGCCCTATCGAAATCGATTTCCAGAATTTTACACTGGGGTTCCGTCAAGGAGATACAACACACAAGTTACAAAGGTTGCAAGGTACGGAGCTGACTGCCTTAAAACCAAGCGAATTGATGGGAATGCAAGGTTTTGCCTTTCTTCTTCAAGTTTCCCCAGTGGAAGCAGAACCTCCTAATGACTCCATCCCTTGTCCAGAGGTACAGCGTGTATTAACCGAATTTGAGCAGGTCTTCCGAGAGCCAGAAGGTTTCCCTCCTCAGCGTTTCCATGTTCACCATATTCCTCTAATGCCTGGATCCAAACCCGTGAGTTCCAGACCATACCGACAACCATATTTACAAAAGACTGAAATCGAGAAACAGGTCGCGCAGTTGTTGCAGAAGGGACTGATCCGCCCCAGCCACAGTCCATTCTCGTCACCGGTCTTGTTAGTAAAAAAATCTGTTGGCACGTGGCGATTTTGTGTCGACTACCGGTCCTTAAACGATATTACTGTTAAGGATAAATACCCAATTCCTGTGATTGATGAACTCCTCGATGAATTACATGGTGCCACTATTTTCTCTAAGCTAGATCTCCGTTCCGGCTATCACCAAATTAGGGTTAGTGAGCCAGATATTTCCAAGACGGCCTTCCGTACGCATGATGGTCACTATGAGTTCATTGTTATGCCTTTCGGCCTCACTAATGCCCCGGCTACTTTTCAATGCTTGATGAATGACATCTTCAGGCCACATCTACGTAAGTTTGTTTTG GCTGTCCGTTCTTGGCCAACTCCAAAGAATGCCAAAGGGGTTCGTGGGTTCCTTGGGCTGGCGGGGTATTACCGGAAATTCATCCGGGGATTCGGAGATATTGCAGTTCCTCTGCACAAATTAGTAGGAAAGGGGCCCTTCATTTGGGATGAACAAGCAGAGACAGCGTTCCAGACCTTAAAGCTGGCCTTGACAACTTCCCCGACACTAGCTTTACCTGATTGGTCGCACACATTCACGTTAGAGTGTGATGCAAGTGGGGTGGGCATTGGGTCGTTCTTACTCAACGAGGATGACCACTGGCTTATTTTAGTGCCCCTCTGA